The following are encoded together in the Malaya genurostris strain Urasoe2022 chromosome 3, Malgen_1.1, whole genome shotgun sequence genome:
- the LOC131439493 gene encoding uncharacterized protein LOC131439493: MYSSQNLGHSNEHPPPVVTVHGTQVQIPKRKKEKMKWSVQASGTSSQDESNLMDIETVKCDILRALKSPVSGPRLKVDADTDPSPIACNENLSTIAGSGDRNRYKPGIIKCTLSKSQRKPESIIDEDLLRDGEQSELSENDEYDMVTKLTLRVKKLKALSLRLKKQCSESNRRCLRLTDFLNISGNTRQRFTYIEGMLTEDQLEAFSRNSKSDYVFVKLLMFEIWQEGFKGRTIYGRMSNNPRGRKPILGNSKSHSITSYSTSVPLEPDKVQYIYDRLYEHRMMKGDSPLEANEAARNFKDLIRRVLAYYKHKNTHSLEP, from the exons ATGTACTCTTCCCAGAATCTAGGGCATAGTAACGAGCATCCACCTCCAGTCGTAACTGTTCATGGAACACAAGTGCAAATTCccaaacgaaaaaaagaaaaaatgaagTGGTCAGTACAAGCCAGCGGAACATCGTCGCAAGATGAGTCTAATTTAATGGATATAGAGACCGTTAAGTGCGATATTCTTCGAGCATTAAAATCTCCTGTCTCTGGACCACGACTAAAAGTTGACGCTGATACGGATCCATCCCCAATAGCATGTAACGAAAATTTGTCAACTATCGCAGGGTCAGGTGACCGAAATCGGTACAAACCAGGCATAATTAAATGCACTTTGTCAAAATCACAAAGAAAACCAGAATCAATAATCGACGAAGATCTGCTACGTGATGGTGAACAG TCTGAATTGTCTGAGAATGATGAATATGATATGGTAACCAAACTTACTTTGagagtaaaaaaattgaaagcgTTGTCGCTCAGGTTGAAAAAACAATGTTCAGAATCAAATCGCAGATGTCTACGACTAACTGACTTTCTCAACATTTCGGGTAATACAAGACAAAGATTTACATATATTGAAGGAATGCTGACGGAAGATCAACTTGAAGctttttcaagaaattcaaaATCGGACTACGTATTTGTCAAATTATTAATGTTTGAAATATGGCAAGAAGGTTTCAAAGGCAGAACAATATATGGGCGAATGTCAAACAATCCACGTGGAAGGAAACCTATCTTGGGTAACAGTAAATCTCATTCGATTACATCCTATTCAACGTCGGTTCCTCTAGAACCAGATAAAGTGCAATACATCTAtg ATCGCTTGTATGAACACCGTATGATGAAAGGCGATTCTCCACTAGAAGCCAATGAAGCGGCAAGAAATTTCAAGGATTTAATAAGGCGTGTTTTGGCGTATTACAAGCATAAGAACACACATTCGCTTGAGCCTTAG